In Blautia sp. SC05B48, a single genomic region encodes these proteins:
- a CDS encoding TetR/AcrR family transcriptional regulator has product MSEKTRKQDRRTRYTRQTIKDTFLELLNQKSFTKITVTEICKNAEINRGTFYLHYYDIHDVLSDIFNDMTQDMLTTVDHLFCLNQKSCSYPFCQKIQMESQYRALFLDDAIAPILLEKIAENTKEGYVTWLMSHSLLTFEQAESVFYFQMNGCLSINRLMLRNHCNDWKQIQTVIDKFIKAGLESFLIHDQREENASDNFCSKISPTVTASSTLR; this is encoded by the coding sequence ATGTCAGAAAAAACGAGAAAACAAGATCGCCGTACCCGCTATACCAGGCAAACCATAAAAGATACGTTCTTAGAGTTGTTAAATCAGAAAAGTTTTACGAAAATTACAGTTACAGAGATCTGCAAAAATGCTGAAATCAACCGTGGCACTTTTTATCTTCATTACTACGATATCCATGATGTATTATCAGATATTTTTAATGATATGACTCAGGATATGTTAACAACTGTAGATCATTTATTCTGTCTAAATCAAAAAAGCTGTTCCTATCCGTTCTGTCAGAAAATACAGATGGAATCACAATACAGGGCACTGTTTCTGGATGATGCAATTGCCCCTATTCTTCTGGAAAAAATAGCAGAAAATACAAAAGAAGGCTATGTGACCTGGCTTATGTCACACAGCCTCCTGACCTTTGAACAGGCAGAATCGGTTTTTTATTTTCAAATGAATGGCTGCCTTTCCATCAACAGACTGATGCTCCGCAATCACTGTAATGACTGGAAACAGATTCAGACAGTAATCGACAAATTTATCAAAGCCGGACTGGAAAGTTTTCTGATTCATGATCAGAGGGAAGAAAATGCTTCCGATAATTTTTGCAGCAAAATTTCTCCAACTGTTACCGCATCTTCTACACTCAGATAA
- a CDS encoding AAA family ATPase has translation MRNHWTEIEKYLEDQKIAQELIGELRDFHMRYEVENQVKERVEKPDILFYGKKILEMSIAALLQGDNLLLSGAKATGKNVLCETLAWIFGRPEYDISFHVNTDSADLIGTDTFINNEVRLRKGPIYQCAEFGGFGILDEINMAKNDAVSVLHATLDHRRRIDIPGYNRILLHPATRFIGTMNYGYAGTRELNEALVSRFMVIDMPEMDEDSVLFVLRQHFPDGKKSALKAFAGLFLDLQIKAYHGEISTKSLDLRGLVSAVKATKSGLSPIDAIQMGIINKSFDVFEKEIVEDVVSTRIPSSWTGKDIWG, from the coding sequence ATGAGAAATCATTGGACAGAAATAGAAAAATATTTAGAAGACCAGAAGATAGCGCAGGAACTGATTGGAGAACTGAGAGATTTTCACATGCGTTATGAGGTAGAAAATCAAGTAAAGGAACGGGTAGAAAAACCGGATATCCTATTTTATGGGAAAAAGATTCTGGAAATGTCAATAGCAGCGCTTCTTCAGGGAGATAACCTGTTACTTTCCGGTGCGAAAGCTACAGGAAAAAATGTACTATGTGAGACACTGGCATGGATATTCGGAAGACCGGAATACGACATTTCTTTTCATGTAAATACAGACAGTGCCGATCTGATTGGAACGGATACCTTTATAAATAATGAGGTTCGCCTTCGGAAAGGCCCTATCTACCAATGCGCGGAATTTGGAGGATTTGGAATCCTGGACGAAATCAATATGGCAAAAAATGATGCGGTTTCTGTACTGCATGCCACACTGGATCATCGGCGCAGAATCGATATTCCAGGATATAACAGGATTTTACTTCATCCGGCAACACGATTTATCGGTACGATGAATTATGGTTACGCAGGTACCAGAGAACTAAATGAAGCATTGGTTTCAAGGTTTATGGTAATTGATATGCCTGAAATGGATGAGGATAGTGTCCTTTTTGTATTGAGACAACATTTTCCAGATGGGAAAAAAAGTGCGCTGAAAGCTTTTGCAGGACTGTTTCTGGATTTGCAGATCAAAGCTTATCATGGAGAAATCTCAACAAAATCTCTTGACCTAAGAGGATTGGTTTCTGCTGTAAAAGCAACAAAAAGCGGACTTTCTCCAATTGATGCAATCCAGATGGGGATCATAAATAAAAGTTTTGATGTATTTGAAAAAGAGATCGTAGAAGATGTGGTTTCTACCAGAATCCCATCTTCCTGGACCGGAAAAGATATATGGGGGTAA
- a CDS encoding ATP-binding protein, translating to MGHVIAVSGKGGVGKTTLCGLLIQYLCENGKHPVLAVDADANANLNEVLGVEPEITLGELREEIERAGVDPRYQIPTGITKQAYLEMRLSDAIAEEDDYDLMVMGRTQGQGCYCFVNGLVQTQVQKLQSHYPYIVVDNEAGMEHISRGILPMMEVAILVSDCSRRGVQAAGRIAKLMKELNFKPQKTGLIVNRVPDGKLDAGTLEEIRNQGLELLGVVPHDDQVYQYDCDGKPIIQLPKDSPVRSALGEIVKKLGL from the coding sequence ATGGGACATGTAATTGCAGTATCAGGAAAAGGTGGCGTAGGGAAAACAACCCTTTGTGGATTGTTGATTCAATATTTATGTGAAAATGGAAAACATCCGGTTTTAGCTGTAGATGCAGATGCAAATGCGAATTTGAATGAAGTGCTCGGCGTTGAACCGGAGATTACACTCGGAGAACTGAGAGAAGAGATTGAACGTGCAGGAGTTGATCCACGGTATCAGATTCCGACAGGAATAACAAAACAGGCTTATCTGGAAATGCGTCTCTCCGATGCAATTGCAGAAGAAGATGATTATGATTTGATGGTAATGGGGCGAACCCAGGGACAGGGCTGCTATTGTTTTGTAAATGGTCTTGTGCAGACCCAGGTTCAGAAACTGCAAAGCCATTATCCATATATTGTGGTTGATAACGAAGCAGGTATGGAACATATCAGCAGAGGAATCCTGCCAATGATGGAAGTTGCGATTCTTGTAAGTGACTGTTCCAGAAGAGGTGTTCAGGCGGCCGGACGTATTGCAAAGCTGATGAAGGAGTTAAACTTTAAACCACAGAAAACCGGATTGATCGTGAATCGTGTTCCAGATGGAAAACTGGATGCCGGAACTCTGGAAGAAATCCGAAATCAGGGACTGGAATTGTTAGGGGTTGTGCCACATGATGACCAGGTATATCAGTATGACTGTGATGGAAAGCCGATCATACAGCTTCCGAAAGATTCTCCTGTAAGAAGTGCACTGGGAGAAATTGTAAAGAAGTTGGGATTGTGA
- a CDS encoding cobaltochelatase CobT-related protein, producing the protein MEDVRWPAEQLEEHRLEISNRIRNLFWTVSGDYDIEFEPDTEKYVYSKQTVLYEAVKQGAFARYFDQKKLGMYLMKKLHFSAGEDMLLPLAGLCMDAAVNRFIIRERLGTKEIREQAFRELEKAEEEQVSDKAGTDLIHRIRLLYIRHVLENTDDEGMDPQAEIALYKILSLKDAENTEEVINVIDEIYNHVLDPSFEKRNGNLEKILNLPDMALANDAWQECMTDEQMEDIIQKYLSNLKKKMMSLDIRNKKKKRFYFSPENEEVSESSENINPQAVRRIREYVELNYGKSHLSESEQARINRKFCTGIHKNCILYLTDGILQNPVIKNNQYRFSQLQFEKNKAYYGNNHWIIKRNISVLAESLKRAFIIRKDDSVSRSDAGQLVPERLWKIGRTDDDKLFNRKKRSEDSEFVIDVLIDSSGSQAGRQAQVAAQGYIISEALSQAGIPHRVTGYCAFWGYTVLQRFRDYEDPRETNERIFQFRAYANNRDGLALKTVCSSLMERPEKNKILIVLSDGKPCDMSIQRPGTRQPKIYDGEGAVKDTAYEVRRARNQGIFVIGIFVGNEEELSVEKRIYGKDFAYIRNISNFSRMVGTFLRRQIDME; encoded by the coding sequence ATGGAGGATGTCAGATGGCCGGCGGAACAACTGGAAGAACATCGTCTGGAGATCAGTAATCGTATCAGAAATCTTTTTTGGACAGTCAGTGGTGATTATGATATAGAATTTGAACCGGACACAGAAAAATATGTTTATTCAAAACAAACGGTTCTATATGAGGCAGTGAAGCAGGGTGCCTTTGCACGATATTTTGATCAGAAGAAACTTGGCATGTATTTGATGAAAAAATTACATTTTTCTGCTGGAGAAGATATGCTCTTGCCTCTTGCTGGATTATGCATGGATGCTGCAGTGAATCGTTTTATCATTCGAGAACGTTTGGGAACAAAGGAAATCAGAGAACAGGCGTTCAGAGAATTGGAAAAGGCCGAGGAAGAGCAGGTATCAGACAAAGCTGGAACAGACCTGATTCACAGGATTAGGCTTCTGTATATAAGGCATGTTCTGGAGAACACAGACGATGAGGGAATGGATCCACAGGCAGAGATTGCATTGTACAAGATTCTTTCTTTGAAGGATGCGGAAAATACGGAAGAGGTCATAAACGTGATAGATGAGATTTATAATCATGTTCTGGATCCCTCTTTTGAAAAAAGGAATGGAAATCTGGAGAAGATTCTGAATTTACCGGATATGGCGTTGGCCAATGACGCGTGGCAGGAATGCATGACGGATGAACAGATGGAAGACATCATTCAAAAATATCTTTCTAATCTCAAAAAAAAGATGATGAGTCTGGATATCAGAAACAAAAAGAAAAAAAGATTTTATTTCTCTCCGGAAAATGAAGAAGTTTCGGAAAGCTCGGAGAATATAAATCCACAGGCAGTGCGACGGATACGGGAATATGTGGAACTGAATTACGGGAAATCGCATCTAAGTGAATCGGAGCAGGCCAGAATCAACCGGAAATTTTGTACAGGAATCCACAAAAACTGTATCCTGTATCTTACAGATGGAATTTTACAGAACCCAGTCATAAAAAATAATCAATACCGTTTTTCTCAGCTGCAGTTTGAAAAAAATAAAGCCTATTATGGAAATAATCACTGGATCATCAAAAGAAATATTTCTGTGTTGGCAGAGTCACTGAAACGGGCATTTATAATCCGAAAGGATGATTCTGTCAGCAGATCTGATGCAGGGCAGCTTGTTCCTGAGAGGTTATGGAAAATTGGAAGAACAGACGATGACAAGTTATTTAATAGAAAAAAGAGATCTGAAGATTCTGAGTTTGTAATAGACGTCCTGATTGATTCCAGTGGTTCCCAAGCTGGCAGACAGGCTCAGGTAGCGGCTCAGGGATATATTATCAGTGAAGCATTAAGCCAGGCAGGAATTCCTCATCGGGTGACAGGATACTGTGCTTTCTGGGGATATACAGTACTTCAGAGATTTCGGGATTATGAAGATCCAAGGGAAACAAATGAAAGAATCTTTCAATTCCGGGCATATGCCAATAACAGAGATGGGCTTGCACTGAAAACCGTCTGTTCCTCTCTCATGGAGCGACCGGAAAAAAATAAGATTTTAATCGTATTAAGTGATGGAAAACCCTGTGATATGAGCATACAACGACCAGGAACCCGCCAGCCCAAGATCTATGACGGAGAAGGAGCTGTGAAAGATACTGCTTATGAGGTGCGTCGGGCCAGAAATCAGGGAATTTTCGTGATTGGTATTTTTGTAGGGAATGAAGAAGAACTCTCCGTGGAAAAGAGAATCTATGGAAAAGACTTTGCCTATATTCGTAATATCAGCAATTTTTCCCGTATGGTAGGAACTTTTTTGCGAAGACAAATTGATATGGAATGA
- a CDS encoding LytR/AlgR family response regulator transcription factor, which yields MIQIAIVEDEEIYVKQLTEYIRKYQTERGRSIKVTVFGDGEDITENYSGGFDIILMDIQMRFMDGMTAAEKIRQMDQKVIIMFITNMIQYAVRGYEVDAMDYVVKPVEYFSFSQKLDKAVGRMRSEVKEFLTIPIGEGVVKIDIADIYFIEGQRHNVIYYTSRGDYCSRITMKELEEKLAVHNFFRCAKGYLVNMNHVEGFVGSDCVIHNVHIPVSRTRKKEFMNVLLQNLNME from the coding sequence ATGATACAGATTGCAATTGTGGAAGATGAAGAAATTTATGTAAAACAATTAACAGAGTATATCCGAAAATATCAAACGGAAAGGGGAAGATCAATAAAGGTTACGGTATTTGGTGATGGAGAAGATATCACTGAGAATTACAGTGGCGGTTTTGACATTATTCTGATGGATATTCAGATGCGGTTCATGGACGGTATGACAGCAGCAGAAAAAATCCGTCAGATGGATCAGAAAGTAATTATTATGTTTATTACAAATATGATTCAATATGCAGTACGTGGATATGAAGTTGATGCAATGGATTATGTAGTAAAACCAGTTGAGTACTTTTCTTTTTCGCAGAAACTGGATAAAGCAGTTGGACGTATGCGCTCTGAGGTTAAAGAATTTCTTACGATTCCGATTGGGGAAGGAGTTGTAAAGATAGATATAGCAGATATCTATTTTATTGAGGGGCAGAGACATAATGTAATTTATTATACTTCGAGAGGAGATTACTGTTCAAGAATTACGATGAAAGAACTCGAAGAAAAACTTGCGGTACATAATTTTTTTCGATGTGCAAAGGGATATCTGGTAAATATGAATCATGTAGAGGGATTTGTTGGTTCTGATTGTGTGATCCATAATGTACATATACCTGTCAGCAGAACCAGAAAAAAAGAATTCATGAATGTGCTTCTGCAAAACCTCAATATGGAATGA
- a CDS encoding ATP-binding protein — MKIAVCGKGGCGKSTVTSLLAKALARRGKEILVIDSDESNYGLHRQLGMKLPRDFTDYFGGKQNVLNDMMLSKFTHQFFEETWTIDDIPEDYYSLKDGVKLMTSGKIHQANEGCSCAMGTVMTQFIQNLRLTEDQFALMDMEAGIEHFGRGIDNGVDLILIIIDPSYESLQLSKKIGELSESIRKPFYYVLNKVTKENQEMMYEAVWNSSRVAVSLSADPGIMGEGLMGKELSEKPDAIENLTEFLLSI, encoded by the coding sequence ATGAAAATAGCAGTTTGCGGAAAAGGTGGATGTGGAAAAAGTACAGTAACCAGTCTTTTGGCTAAGGCTTTAGCCAGACGAGGAAAAGAAATTTTGGTAATTGATTCCGATGAATCTAATTATGGTCTGCACCGACAGCTAGGTATGAAGCTTCCCAGAGATTTTACAGACTATTTCGGTGGTAAGCAAAATGTTTTAAATGATATGATGTTATCAAAATTTACTCATCAGTTTTTTGAGGAAACTTGGACTATAGATGATATACCAGAAGATTATTATAGCCTGAAGGACGGTGTAAAACTGATGACCAGTGGAAAAATTCATCAGGCAAATGAAGGGTGTTCTTGTGCTATGGGAACTGTTATGACTCAATTCATCCAAAATCTCAGGCTTACAGAAGACCAATTTGCGCTAATGGATATGGAGGCTGGTATTGAACACTTTGGACGTGGAATTGATAACGGTGTAGATCTGATATTGATAATCATAGATCCATCCTATGAATCCCTACAGCTTTCCAAAAAAATCGGGGAATTATCGGAAAGTATTCGAAAACCATTTTATTACGTTCTCAATAAAGTAACAAAAGAGAATCAGGAAATGATGTATGAAGCTGTATGGAATTCAAGTCGAGTCGCTGTATCTCTTAGTGCGGATCCTGGTATTATGGGAGAGGGACTGATGGGGAAAGAACTATCAGAAAAACCAGATGCTATTGAAAACTTAACAGAATTTCTACTTTCTATTTAA